The genome window GGTCGCGCATCGTCATCAACCGTTTGGCAAGGTCCAGCACGGCCAACACATTGCCCGCCTCTGCGGCATGCATCCAGACCAATTCACCTTGTGGGCGCGGTGCATAGGGCGTTTCGCTCTCGGTCCCGCCACGGCGCACAAGCGCCCGATAGGCCGTCAGCCCCAGCGACCGGGCCGCCATTGTGATTTAGTCCAGTTCTTCGGTGGGAGAAGCGGGTTTTTCCTCGTCGCGCAGGCGATGCAGATGCGCGATGAAATAACGCATATGGGCGTTGTCCACGGTGCGATGTGCTTCGGATTTCCACGCATCATAGGCGGTGGCGTAATCGGGGAAAATCCCGACGACATGGATGTCGTCAACGTTCTTGAACGCATTCTTGGTCGGGTCAATAAGTTCGCCGCCGAAAACAAGGTGCAGGCGTTGGGTCATGAGGCTGTCCTTTGATCTGTCAAAGCTGCGGTACTGCGCATAGTGCCTAGCAGATGGGGCTGGTCACGCAAGGGCGTCGATCAACGCGCGGTGTACCGCAGGGCCACCCGCAACGATGCCGTCCACACGCGGATCGGGGTTGTTGAACTGCAGCGGCGCGCCAGTCGAAGTGGCACAGGTGCCGCCTGCTTCGGCCACGATCAGGGTGCCTGCGGCGATGTCCCATTCCCAAGTGCGGCGCAGGGTGATCATCGCGTCAAAAGACGCATCGGCCACCAGCGCCATGCGGTAAGCAAGCGAGGGGCGGTAGCTGCGCTTGAAAACGGGCGGCGCCCCCCCGTGCCAGCGTTCGGCCACGAGCGCGGGCCGCGCGGCGAGCACGGTCGCCTCGGCCAAATTGCTGATTTCAGATGTGCGGATCGGCGCACCGTTGAGCGTGGCGCCTCCGCCACGACTGGCAGCATAGAGCATATCGCGCATCGGCAGATAGACCACCGCCGCCGTCACTTCACCTTGCTTAGCCACGGCCAGCGAATGCGCCCATGTGTCGGAGCCTTCGACAAAACTGCGGGTGCCATCGATCGGGTCGATGATAAAGACCCGTTCATGCCCCAGCCGGTCGGTATTGTCCTCAGTCTCCTCAGACAGCCAGCCATAGTCGGGCCGTGCGCCCCGCAGTTCCGCCAGTAGCAGATCGTTCACGGCCAGATCGGCTTCGGTCACCGGGCCTGCGTTATCGGGCTTATCCCAGCGTTTGGCCGTGGCCCCGACAAAGCCGCGCGCCACTGCACCCGCCTTAAGGGCGGCGTCGATCAAAAGGGTGAGGTCGTCCTCAGGCACCGGCAAGGGTCATTCCCGGCACCAGCAGCGAGGGCACGACGCGGCTGAGATGCGTGCGCGCATCATTGGCAGGGATCATCGCCCGCAGCATGTCACGCAGATTGCCCGCGATGGTGCATTCGTTGATCGCATGGGTGATCTCACCATTTTCGACCCACAGGCCCGAAGCCCCGCGCGAATAGTCGCCCGTATTGGGATTGATAGTGCTGCCTATCATAGAGGTCACCAACAGCCCGGTGCCCATCTCAGCGATCAGATCGTCGCGGCTGGTGTTCCCTTGCGTCAGCGCGATGTTCCAGTTTGACGGTTGCGGGCCAGAACCGGGCCCGCGCGCGGCGTTGCCCGTGGGGGCAAGCTCTAGCTTGCGGGCGGTGGCCAAATCCAGCGTCCAACCTTGGAGGATGCCTTTTTCGACAATAGCACGCTGCTTGGTCGGCAGCCCTTCGGCATCGAATGGGCGAGAGCCAGTGGCGCGGATGCGGGTCGGGTCTTCGATCAGCGACAAGCCTGCGGGAAGCACCTGTTCACCCATTGCATCGCGCAGGAACGATGCACCGCGCGAAATCGCCTGACCGTTGATCGCACCCAGCAAATGGCCAATCAGCGACGCGGCGATACGTTCGTCAAACAGCACTGGATAGCTGCCGGTCGGTGGTTTGCGCGCATCAAGCCGCGCCAGCGCGCGTTCGCCTGCACGTGTACCGATGTCCCCGGCATCGCGCAGATCGGCCTGAAAGATGCGGCTGTCGCCGTCATAGTCCCGTTCCATCCCCGTGCCGCTGCCTGCGATGGCCACACAGGACAGGCCGCGTTCGCTGCGGGCATAGCCGCCTTCGAATCCATTGGTCGCGGCGAGGTAGATTTCTTGTGCGCCATAACCTGCGCCTGCAGATTGTACTTGGCTTACGCCTTTGACGGCCAAAGCGGCGGCTTCTGCGCGGGCGGCGTCATCTTGCAGCGTTTCGGGGGAAGGTTCAGGCGTCGCGTCATAAAGTTCCAGCCCTTCGGCATCGCGGCGGGCAGAGAGTTGATCCGGATCGGCCAACCCCGAATAGGGGTCTTCGGGCGCTTCGCGGGCCATGGCGACGGCGCGTTCGGCCATTTCCTCAATCGTGCGCGACGATGTGTCAGAGGCCGAAACATTGGCCGAGCGGTGCCCGACAAAAACCCGCAGCCCGATGTCTGTCCCTTCGGAGCGCTCGGCCTGTTCCAGTGCCCCGCCGCGCACCTCGATCGAGACAGAGCTTGCCGTGATCGCCATTGCATCGGCCGCATCTGCACCGGCATTTGTGGCCGCCTGCAAAAGGGACTTGGTCAATGCATCAAGGGCTTCTGGCATGGTTTGGCTCCGCTTGGGTTGCAAAAGGGGTAATCCCCCGCCCCGCAGGGGGCAAGGGCAACACTGTATTTTCCCAGTTGGGAGAGCGCGGGGAAAACCCGCGCTGTGGGGTTATTTGATCTGCTGACCATTGGCGAGGATGCCGCCGTCTTCGGTAAACTCAATCTTTGAGGTCAAGGAATCTTCGCCGTCGCCCGGTACGGTAAAGAGACCCATCATCATCCGCGCGCCCATTGCCTGCTCTTGCGGGACCAGACCCATTGTCACCAGTTTATCGAGCAGTGTCACGCCGCCGATCAGCGACAGGTCCAACGTGCCGACGGGTTGGGGCATGCCGGGGGCGCCGCTCATACCGTCGTTGTCGAATGTGATGGCGCCTGTCGCGTCGAATTCAGCGCCAGCAAGGTCCAGCGTGACCTCATTCACAGTCAATTCGTGAACCTCTGCCGGTGCTTGATCGCCCATGGTGGATGCGACTTCGGGGTCCAGCAATTCAAACAGCATCTTGGCCTTGCCCGAAATATCTACGACCAATGTCGCCGGATCGCGGGGCAGTTGGCCGGTGGGGTCAAAGATGCCCCAGATCATGTCCGACATTTCAAAACTGTCGAGCGTGACGCCGAAGGCGAAGTCTTGCGGCTCATCAGTCACCATGATCGGCATCTTCATGTCAAAGGCGCTTTCGGCCATGCTGAACTGGATTGGGAAGGGCATGTCGGCGGCGGTGACATTTACATCGATGTCCTTCTGGCCGCCTTTATAGGCAAGCCCCTCTGGCCCCATACTGACACCCAGCTTCGCGCCCGAAGAACTGCTGATCAGGCCGAAATCGCCATTTTCGGGGTCTGAAACTTCCATCTCGGTGTTGCCCGCCCCAGCGGTAAAGTTACCGTCAAAGGTCAGGCCCGCGCGCATCATCGCGGCCATGTCCGAACCCGCGTCGATCATCGGCAATGCGCCGCTGCCGTCAAAGACAACCTGCGCCAAACCACCTTTCATCGCGACGCGCGCGGGATCATCGGGGGTCTTCATCACCACGTCATACGTCAGGCTGTCGATGCGGCCCGATTGATCATAGCTGCGCGTCTCGGTGCCGCTCATTTCAGTCCGGCTGCTGACGCCGCTCCCGGTAAGGCTGAACTTGGCCTGCTCTTCGGTGTAGCTTTGCTCGCCAACCTTCAGACCCGCCAGCGTGAGCGAGATCGTCTCAGCCGCATAGTCATATTGCAGCGCATCGGGGCTGCCGCTGGCACGCATCACCGGGGCGGTCTGGGCGTAGTTCAGCACCATCGACACCGGCTCATCCTCGGGTGTTTCGGGGGCGACGTTGATGGTCATCGGCATGACATCAGGCATAAGGATGTTAACCGCGCCGTCGGTCTCTTGTTCAAAGTTCAGCGTGCCGAGCGACATGGAGAAATCCCCGCCGTCTTCGGCCATTTCCATTTTCAGGGTTACGTCGCTTACGGTAAGGTCATCCCCTTCCGTGGCCTCTTGGGCTTCGACCTGATAGCCCATGCTCTCCATATATTGGCGCCAATCGCCCCAGACTTCTGCCGGGGTCAGATCGGCCCAAAGGGCCGTCGATGCCAGCGTAACCGGGAGGGAGAGAAACAGCGATGCTGTGGGAATGCGGGACATCGGAAAATCCTTTTCGGCAATGAGTTAAGCGCAGAGTCTGCCAATCCCCGCGCAGGGTCAAGCCACGCGAGGCTGGACCCTGATTGATCGGCGGATTACCACAGCACTTAAGCAATGACAAAGTTAGCGGAAGGATCATCACATGGATATGACAGGCAAGACGATCATGATTACCGGCGCCAGCCGGGGCATCGGCGCTGCGGCCGCGCGGGTCTTCGCCAAGGCGGGTGGCAATGTGGCCCTGCTTGCACGCAGTCAGGATGCCATCGCCGATCTGGCGGGGGAGTTGGGCAAACAGGCCATCGCCATCCCTTGCGATGTGACCCGCTATAACGAGATGTCCTCGGCGGTGGAAACAACGCGGCAGGCGTTTGGTGGGCTTGATGTCTTGATTAACAACGCCGGCGTCATCGACCCGATCTCACTTTTGGCCGAAGCCGATCCGGCCGAGTGGGCCAAGGCCATCGACATCAATGTGACCGGCGTCTTCCACGGGATGCGCGCGGCCCTTCCGGTGATGAAAGACGGGGGCGGTGGCACGATCCTTACGATCTCGTCCGGGGCGGCCCATGGTCCGGTCGAGGCATGGAGCCACTACTGCGCCTCCAAGGCTGCGGCGAACATGATGACCCAATGTTTGCACCACGAAGAGGGCGGCAACGGCATCCGCGCCATCGGTCTGTCGCCCGGCACCGTTGCTACCGACATGCAGCGCGACATCAAGCAAAGCGGCGTGAACCCGGTAAGCCAGCTTGACTGGGACGTACATATTCCCGCCGACTGGCCTGCGCGTACCCTTCTGTGGATGTGTGGCCCAGAGGCGGATCGTTTCTTGGGCGATGAGATTTCGCTCCGTGACGAAGACATCCGCAGGGCGGTGGGCCTCATATGATCGAGCTCGACCGCGCAGGCGACATCTGGACCGTCACGGTCAACCGTCCCGACAAGGCCAATTCCCTGACCCATGCTATGTTGGTCGAGCTGGCCGAGATCATGGAGGCGGCGCAAACCGCCCGTGCAGTGATCCTAACGGGGCGCGGCAAGGTGTTCAGCGCTGGTGCCGATCTGGACGAAGCCCGCGCGGGATTGGCCAAGTCGGATGTTTGGGAGCGCCTTTCGGGCGCGGTGGCAGCACTGCCGGGGCTAAGCATCGCCGCCTTGAATGGCACGCTGGCCGGGGGCGCAATGGGCATGGCGCTGGCTTGTGATCTGCGCATCGCGGTCCCGGGGGCTAAGTTTTTCTATCCGGTGATGAAGCTTGGCTTTCTGCCGCAGCCCTCGGATCCGGCGCGGATGGCGGCGCTCATTGGGCCTGCGCGAACCAAGCTGATGTTGATGGGCGGGCAGAAGATCACGGCAGAAGAAGCGCTGGCCTTTGGCCTGATCGACCGCATCGTTGAAGGGGACGACCTGCTTACCCACGCCGCTCAGCTCGCCGCTGATACGCTTGCAGCACCCGCCGAGATCGCCAGTGGGATCAAAGATATGTGCGCGCCAGAGGGCGGCGTCTTCGATCCGCAAACCCGTCGATGAAGAGCGCGCTGGTTATCGGAGGCGGCCCCGCCGGGTTGATGGCGGCAGAGGTCATGGCGGATGCAGGGCTGTCGGTGACGCTTTGCGAAGCAAAGCCTTCGGTAGGACGCAAGTTCCTGATGGCGGGCAAATCCGGGCTGAACTTGACCAAGGCAGAGCCGTTCGATCCGTTCCTCGCAGCCTTTCAGGAGGCAAGCCCCGTTCTGCGTCCGGTGCTTGAGGCGTTTGATGGCCAAGCGGTGCAGGATTGGACCGAAGGCTTGGGACAGGAGGTTTTTACCGGCTCGACCGGGCGGGTCTTTCCCCGTGCGATGAAGGCCTCACCGCTGTTGCGCGCGTGGTTGGCACGCTTGACCGAGCGTGGCGTGCAGATCAATACCCGCTGGCAATGGCAGGGCTGGGAGGGCGATGCACTTGTTTTCAACACGCCAGAGGGACCTGAGCAGATTGAAGCAGATGTAACTGTACTCGCCCTCGGCGGCGCAAGTTGGAAACGGCTTGGCGCGACGGGGGCATGGGCGCCCCTGCTGGCCGAGCGCGGCGTGGCCCTGCGCGATTTTGCTCCGGCCAATGTCGGTCTGCTGGTCGATTGGTCGCCGCATATGACCCGCCATTTCGGCGCTGCGCTGAAAGGGGTGGCATGGTCTGCCGGCCCCTACCACTCACGCGGGGAGGCGGTGATCTCAGCCAAAGGGTTGGAGGGTGGTGGCATCTATTCCGTTTCGCGCGGGCTGCGTGAAGGACATGGGTTGGCGCTTGATCTGTTGCCGGACTTGCAGATTGGCGACGTGGCGGCGCGTCTGGCGAAACCGCGCGGCAAGGACAGTCAGGCGAACCACCTCCGCAAGCGTCTGAAACTTACCCCCGCGCAGATCGCGTTGCTCCAAGAAATGGCGCGCCCGCTGCCGCAGGATGCCGAAGCTCTGGCCGCCTTGCTAAAGAACCTGCCCATCGCCCACGCCGGACTGCGCCCGATGGATGAGGCGATTTCGACGGCGGGGGGGATGCGATTAGATGCGCTCAATACGGGGCTGATGCTGCGCGACTTACCGGGCGTCTTTGCCGCCGGGGAAATGCTGGATTGGGAGGCGCCTACGGGCGGTTATCTGATCAACGGCTGTCTGGCGACCGGCCATTGGGCGGGCCGCCATGCTGTGGAATGGGCGCGGCGTTAACCGTTTTCTTTGGCCATCGCCGCGACGAAAGCGGGGCGTTCGCGCAGGGATTTCGCCCAGAGGTTCAGCTTGTCATCCACACGCGGGAATTTCGCGCCGATCGACCAGTTGATGCAATGTACGGCCAGCAAGTCGGGGACGGTGATCTCATCGCCCATCAGGAATGGGCCTTCTAGACGATCCGAAAGTCCCTTGGCCGCGCGATCAAACTCGGCCTTAAGGCTATCTTTGATAGCGGGCACACGCGCCTCTTCGGGGAAAACAAAGCTGTGTTTCGCCGCCGCCCAAAGCACGGCGTCGAATTCGTCGATCAGCCAAAAGGTCATCGCATCCTGCCGTGCGCGTTCGGGGGTGCCTGCGGGGGCGGTGAGTGCCCCGTGTTTGTCGGCCAGATATGTCATGATCGCGATAGAATCGGTCAGTACCTCTTCGCCATCCACAAGCGCGGGGATCTTGCCTGACGGGTTGTATTTGCGCGCCTCTTCGGACCGCGGCGCGGCGGGGTTCAACGTGTAGGGTTGGCCTAATTCTTCGAGCATCCACATAACGCGAAACGCGCGCGATTTGGTGCCGCCGATGACTGTATACATTGAATTTCCTCTCCCAAAATCAACGTTGTGCGCCCAGCATCGCCAGACGGATAAAGGCACGCTCGACCAAAGCCAGCGCCGGGGCGTGCTGCCCGGCAGAGCGCAGCTTGAGGTCGGTCTCAGTGAGCACCGCAAGCGCGGTTTCCAGCTTCACCGCGCCCCAGTTGCGGGCCTGCCGCATCGCGCGGTCGCGGTCACGCACGCCATAGATCGGCGCGCCGGGGTTGGCGGCGATGCGGTAAAGGGTGCGGAAATGTCGGGTGGCCATGATGGTCAGCGTCACCGGGTTCACGCCTTGGCCTTGCAGCTTGCTCATTACCGGGCCGATCTCGGCGGCGCGGGTTTCGGCCACCACATGCAGGATGTCGTCCACCTCGGCCTCGGTCGAGGTGGGGGCGCAGGCGGCGATGTCTTCCAAACCGATGGGGGTGCTATCCCCCAGTTTGTAGAGTGTGATCTTCTCTAGCGTTTGGCGGAAATC of Sulfitobacter sp. DSM 110093 contains these proteins:
- a CDS encoding DUF4170 domain-containing protein — protein: MTQRLHLVFGGELIDPTKNAFKNVDDIHVVGIFPDYATAYDAWKSEAHRTVDNAHMRYFIAHLHRLRDEEKPASPTEELD
- a CDS encoding 3'(2'),5'-bisphosphate nucleotidase CysQ, whose protein sequence is MPEDDLTLLIDAALKAGAVARGFVGATAKRWDKPDNAGPVTEADLAVNDLLLAELRGARPDYGWLSEETEDNTDRLGHERVFIIDPIDGTRSFVEGSDTWAHSLAVAKQGEVTAAVVYLPMRDMLYAASRGGGATLNGAPIRTSEISNLAEATVLAARPALVAERWHGGAPPVFKRSYRPSLAYRMALVADASFDAMITLRRTWEWDIAAGTLIVAEAGGTCATSTGAPLQFNNPDPRVDGIVAGGPAVHRALIDALA
- a CDS encoding TldD/PmbA family protein; protein product: MPEALDALTKSLLQAATNAGADAADAMAITASSVSIEVRGGALEQAERSEGTDIGLRVFVGHRSANVSASDTSSRTIEEMAERAVAMAREAPEDPYSGLADPDQLSARRDAEGLELYDATPEPSPETLQDDAARAEAAALAVKGVSQVQSAGAGYGAQEIYLAATNGFEGGYARSERGLSCVAIAGSGTGMERDYDGDSRIFQADLRDAGDIGTRAGERALARLDARKPPTGSYPVLFDERIAASLIGHLLGAINGQAISRGASFLRDAMGEQVLPAGLSLIEDPTRIRATGSRPFDAEGLPTKQRAIVEKGILQGWTLDLATARKLELAPTGNAARGPGSGPQPSNWNIALTQGNTSRDDLIAEMGTGLLVTSMIGSTINPNTGDYSRGASGLWVENGEITHAINECTIAGNLRDMLRAMIPANDARTHLSRVVPSLLVPGMTLAGA
- a CDS encoding DUF2125 domain-containing protein, with protein sequence MSRIPTASLFLSLPVTLASTALWADLTPAEVWGDWRQYMESMGYQVEAQEATEGDDLTVSDVTLKMEMAEDGGDFSMSLGTLNFEQETDGAVNILMPDVMPMTINVAPETPEDEPVSMVLNYAQTAPVMRASGSPDALQYDYAAETISLTLAGLKVGEQSYTEEQAKFSLTGSGVSSRTEMSGTETRSYDQSGRIDSLTYDVVMKTPDDPARVAMKGGLAQVVFDGSGALPMIDAGSDMAAMMRAGLTFDGNFTAGAGNTEMEVSDPENGDFGLISSSSGAKLGVSMGPEGLAYKGGQKDIDVNVTAADMPFPIQFSMAESAFDMKMPIMVTDEPQDFAFGVTLDSFEMSDMIWGIFDPTGQLPRDPATLVVDISGKAKMLFELLDPEVASTMGDQAPAEVHELTVNEVTLDLAGAEFDATGAITFDNDGMSGAPGMPQPVGTLDLSLIGGVTLLDKLVTMGLVPQEQAMGARMMMGLFTVPGDGEDSLTSKIEFTEDGGILANGQQIK
- a CDS encoding SDR family oxidoreductase, encoding MDMTGKTIMITGASRGIGAAAARVFAKAGGNVALLARSQDAIADLAGELGKQAIAIPCDVTRYNEMSSAVETTRQAFGGLDVLINNAGVIDPISLLAEADPAEWAKAIDINVTGVFHGMRAALPVMKDGGGGTILTISSGAAHGPVEAWSHYCASKAAANMMTQCLHHEEGGNGIRAIGLSPGTVATDMQRDIKQSGVNPVSQLDWDVHIPADWPARTLLWMCGPEADRFLGDEISLRDEDIRRAVGLI
- a CDS encoding enoyl-CoA hydratase/isomerase family protein produces the protein MIELDRAGDIWTVTVNRPDKANSLTHAMLVELAEIMEAAQTARAVILTGRGKVFSAGADLDEARAGLAKSDVWERLSGAVAALPGLSIAALNGTLAGGAMGMALACDLRIAVPGAKFFYPVMKLGFLPQPSDPARMAALIGPARTKLMLMGGQKITAEEALAFGLIDRIVEGDDLLTHAAQLAADTLAAPAEIASGIKDMCAPEGGVFDPQTRR
- a CDS encoding TIGR03862 family flavoprotein; protein product: MKSALVIGGGPAGLMAAEVMADAGLSVTLCEAKPSVGRKFLMAGKSGLNLTKAEPFDPFLAAFQEASPVLRPVLEAFDGQAVQDWTEGLGQEVFTGSTGRVFPRAMKASPLLRAWLARLTERGVQINTRWQWQGWEGDALVFNTPEGPEQIEADVTVLALGGASWKRLGATGAWAPLLAERGVALRDFAPANVGLLVDWSPHMTRHFGAALKGVAWSAGPYHSRGEAVISAKGLEGGGIYSVSRGLREGHGLALDLLPDLQIGDVAARLAKPRGKDSQANHLRKRLKLTPAQIALLQEMARPLPQDAEALAALLKNLPIAHAGLRPMDEAISTAGGMRLDALNTGLMLRDLPGVFAAGEMLDWEAPTGGYLINGCLATGHWAGRHAVEWARR
- a CDS encoding glutathione S-transferase — protein: MYTVIGGTKSRAFRVMWMLEELGQPYTLNPAAPRSEEARKYNPSGKIPALVDGEEVLTDSIAIMTYLADKHGALTAPAGTPERARQDAMTFWLIDEFDAVLWAAAKHSFVFPEEARVPAIKDSLKAEFDRAAKGLSDRLEGPFLMGDEITVPDLLAVHCINWSIGAKFPRVDDKLNLWAKSLRERPAFVAAMAKENG